AACGCATCGGGAAAGCAGCGGTCCTGAAATGACACCGCGTCATCAAATGAGCCGTGAAGCCACCGCTCATAATCTTCCGGCATGAGAAGCACCGGCATGCGATCATGCACAGGCCGGATGGCTTCGTTGCAATCGGTCATTACGCCCGAATAGACAGGCCCCCATTCATCGCTCACGCGCCAGAGCCCCGCCCATGCAAAAATCGGCTGTCCCTTCACATTGAACCAGGTCCGCGTCTTGGCGCCCTTCACGCCTTCCGCTTCCGCAAAGGCCGTTAGCGGGATGAGGCAGCGCCATGGCGGCTTGGCCGCCAGGCCTTTCCACATCGGCTTGGCGAGATCGGCGATATTATTGACGGGTTTGGGCTTTGCCGTCGGCGACATGCCCTTGAGGCGCAACGGAAAGCCCCAGGTCATCGACTGCATGATGCGCTGCCCGGCTTCCTCCCGGATCACGAGGCCCGGCGTGCCGGGATAGACCTCGTCACCGGCATTAGACATGACCGGATTTGCCACGCCAAAATGGGCGGCCACCTCGGCAGCGCTCAGACGCTCGGTGTAGAGATTGCAGATGGCTGACCTCCTGTTCGAACGGGGCGGCTGGAGCAGCTGGTGATTCCAGCTTCATCCTATCATGGCGCGAGAGACGGGAAAGCCGCCTATCTGTCAGGACGGCCGGCAAACTTCTCGCCCCGACTACAGCAGAAGAGCCTGCGCCTGCGTTCCGGGCGGCGGTGCCTTGCTGCGCCAGCTATCCTCGGTTTGCTGCACGTTCATTCGCTCGGCTGCAAAAGGTGGCCGGAACAGAAACCGGATCACATCCTGGATACCGCCACGCAGCCAGGCGTCATAGTCATGGGGGTCGAGCAGCACCGGCATTCGGTCGTTGGTCGGCGGGATCGCGGCATTGGCCTCCATCGTCATGCCGGCATAGACCGGCCCCTCGCTCAGCAGATTGCGGCAGAAGCCGGCCCAGGCGATGATCGGCTGGCGCTTCACCGAAAACCAGGTCCTGGTCTTGGCACCGGGCACGCCATCGGGATTGGCAAAATGGGTGAGCACGATAAGGCAGCGATAGCGCGGATCGACCACCATCTCCTCCCACATTGGGTTGGTGAGATCTGCGACAAGGCCGATACGTCCCGCTTCTTCGCCCCGTGCCCGCATATCCTTGGTCAGCCGCGGAAAGCCCCAGGTCATGGACCGCAACAAGCGCCGGCCACCCTTCTCGAAGACGACCAGGCCCGGCAGCCCTTCAACCGTCTCTTCGGGCACCGCGACCGACGGCAAGGGATCGACCCCGAAATGCGCCGCGATCTCGGCGATGCTGGCTCGCGCGCAATGCAGCCGTGACATGATGGGACCTCCTTGCCGGGACTCGAAGCCATCGTCTTAACATAGAACATATGAAGAACGAAATGCCATTGACTCCAATGTCGGATTGGAGCGAACAAATAGAGAACGTATTTTCGAGTCCCTGCCGCCCATGTCCAGAACCGCCATCCTCGACGAACTGCGCGCGCGCATCGCGCAGGTGGAAGCGGTGGGCGGTCTGCATCCGGTGCTTCCCTTCGGCATCGACGCCATCGACCATCATCTGCCGGGCGGCGGCATAGCGACCGGGGCCCTTCATGAGGTGGCCGGAAGTTCGGACCTTGCCGACGATGCAGCCGCCACCATCTTCCTGGCCGGCATTCTAGCGCGGTCGCAGGGCCAGATCATCTGGTGCCTCCACTGGCGCGACCTGTTCTCGCCGGCCCTGCATCTCGCCGGGCTCCACCCCGATCGGGTCATCTTCGTGGAAGCGGGCAATGACACCAATGTCCTCATCGCGATGGAGGAATGCCTGCGTCACCCCGGCCTTGGCGGCGTCGTCGGGGAACTCAAGAAAATGTCGCTGACCGCTTCGCGCCGGCTGCAGCTGGCAGCCGAACAATCGGGCGTGCTGGCCATGGTCTTTCGCCGCGCCATGCCCCCTGAAAGCCAGGCCGAGGGCAGCGCCGCGC
The sequence above is drawn from the Sphingobium sp. AP49 genome and encodes:
- a CDS encoding SOS response-associated peptidase family protein: MCNLYTERLSAAEVAAHFGVANPVMSNAGDEVYPGTPGLVIREEAGQRIMQSMTWGFPLRLKGMSPTAKPKPVNNIADLAKPMWKGLAAKPPWRCLIPLTAFAEAEGVKGAKTRTWFNVKGQPIFAWAGLWRVSDEWGPVYSGVMTDCNEAIRPVHDRMPVLLMPEDYERWLHGSFDDAVSFQDRCFPDALIEMTRTSELWVKKKAVAEAPSLL
- a CDS encoding SOS response-associated peptidase family protein, encoding MSRLHCARASIAEIAAHFGVDPLPSVAVPEETVEGLPGLVVFEKGGRRLLRSMTWGFPRLTKDMRARGEEAGRIGLVADLTNPMWEEMVVDPRYRCLIVLTHFANPDGVPGAKTRTWFSVKRQPIIAWAGFCRNLLSEGPVYAGMTMEANAAIPPTNDRMPVLLDPHDYDAWLRGGIQDVIRFLFRPPFAAERMNVQQTEDSWRSKAPPPGTQAQALLL